The following coding sequences are from one Mycoplasma mycoides subsp. capri window:
- a CDS encoding alpha/beta fold hydrolase: MKKIIYDYDYIFKDNNNETENIIFCHGFNASINVFNIFKNYWTKSNYYALQFPGNNNVKPIKDHEISVLQFAKLVVEFVKNNNLKNVTLIGHSMGGGTISLAYQLAPELFNKLVYVCPMNKASEDVNNNFLHDYFPKTFEEFTTDFLGSLYYDPSFLTKDPKWMRLAKWHFSGNDYNTKELTDLGKTLVSKELHEQIYQAIKTIKIPTLLILGEKDGVVNRKACLKYYQDEVKNVITTWIPKTGHMVFEEDWDSFIKILEPFLLNK; this comes from the coding sequence ATGAAAAAAATAATTTATGATTATGACTATATATTTAAAGATAATAATAATGAAACAGAAAATATTATCTTTTGTCATGGTTTTAATGCTTCAATAAATGTTTTTAATATTTTTAAAAATTATTGAACTAAATCAAATTATTATGCACTACAATTTCCAGGAAATAATAATGTAAAACCAATTAAAGATCATGAAATTTCAGTATTACAATTTGCAAAACTAGTAGTTGAATTTGTTAAAAATAATAATTTAAAAAACGTTACTTTAATTGGTCATTCTATGGGTGGTGGAACTATTTCATTAGCTTATCAACTAGCTCCTGAATTATTTAACAAATTAGTATACGTATGTCCTATGAATAAAGCTAGTGAAGATGTTAATAATAATTTTTTACATGATTATTTTCCAAAAACATTTGAAGAATTTACAACTGATTTTTTAGGTTCACTATATTATGATCCTTCATTTTTAACTAAAGATCCTAAATGAATGCGATTAGCTAAATGACATTTTTCAGGTAATGATTATAATACTAAAGAATTAACTGATCTAGGAAAAACTTTAGTTTCAAAAGAACTACATGAACAAATTTATCAAGCAATTAAAACTATTAAAATACCTACCTTATTAATTCTTGGTGAAAAAGATGGTGTTGTAAATAGAAAAGCTTGTTTAAAATACTATCAAGATGAAGTTAAAAATGTAATTACTACTTGAATTCCAAAAACTGGTCATATGGTATTTGAAGAAGACTGAGATTCATTTATAAAAATATTAGAACCATTCTTATTAAATAAATAA
- a CDS encoding NADH-dependent flavin oxidoreductase gives MNKYQKLFEPFEINGFKLENRFVLSPMTLSLATLDGKITTQEADYVKRRAHSAPLQITGGVYFDEFGQLFEYGISAKSDDDIPSLSSLYQAMKTDSNCVILQLAHAGKFSKTSLKKYGYLYGPSYEKNHTPIEHEVLELSKERIKQIIKDYKDATLRVIKAGFNGVEISMAQRLLMQTFFSQIINKRTDEYSTTTFENRSRFCLEVVKAIREVIDKHAPKNFIFGFRATPEETYGDILGYTIEDFIQLVDKIIEIGKISYLAIASWGHDIYLNKVRSNTKYKNQLVNKVIYDVYKNKLPVISSGGINTPDKCLEALKYSDLVGLSSVFVADPEFVLKIKNDQIDQVNLSVKHDQLKDLKIPESSFQDVVNMFSFCETIPSETIKTFENNSKE, from the coding sequence ATGAATAAATATCAAAAATTATTTGAACCATTTGAAATAAATGGATTTAAATTAGAAAATCGTTTTGTACTTTCACCAATGACTTTAAGTTTAGCTACTTTAGATGGAAAAATAACAACTCAAGAAGCTGATTATGTTAAAAGAAGAGCTCATTCAGCACCACTTCAAATAACTGGAGGAGTTTATTTTGATGAATTTGGACAATTATTTGAATATGGAATTAGTGCAAAAAGTGATGATGATATACCTAGTTTAAGTAGTTTATATCAAGCAATGAAAACTGATTCTAATTGTGTTATTTTACAATTAGCTCATGCTGGAAAATTTTCAAAAACCTCATTAAAAAAATATGGTTATTTATATGGTCCATCTTATGAAAAAAATCATACTCCAATTGAACATGAAGTTTTAGAATTATCAAAAGAGAGAATTAAACAAATTATAAAAGACTATAAAGATGCTACTTTAAGAGTAATTAAAGCAGGATTTAATGGTGTTGAAATTTCAATGGCTCAACGTTTATTAATGCAAACTTTTTTTAGTCAAATAATAAATAAAAGAACTGATGAATACTCAACAACAACATTTGAAAATAGATCTAGATTTTGTTTAGAAGTAGTTAAAGCTATAAGAGAAGTAATTGATAAACATGCTCCAAAAAACTTTATTTTTGGATTTAGAGCAACTCCTGAAGAAACTTATGGAGATATTTTAGGATATACAATTGAAGATTTTATTCAGCTTGTAGATAAAATTATTGAGATTGGAAAAATCTCATATTTAGCGATTGCTAGTTGAGGTCATGATATTTATTTAAATAAAGTAAGATCAAATACTAAATATAAAAATCAACTAGTTAATAAAGTAATTTATGATGTTTATAAAAATAAATTACCTGTTATTTCATCTGGTGGAATTAATACACCAGATAAATGTTTAGAAGCCTTAAAATATTCTGATTTAGTTGGATTAAGTTCAGTATTTGTAGCTGATCCTGAATTTGTTTTAAAAATTAAGAATGACCAAATTGATCAAGTTAATTTATCAGTTAAACATGATCAATTAAAAGATTTAAAAATTCCTGAATCTTCATTTCAAGATGTAGTTAATATGTTTAGTTTTTGTGAAACTATTCCAAGTGAAACTATTAAAACATTTGAAAATAATTCAAAAGAATAA
- a CDS encoding alpha/beta fold hydrolase: MKKLIYDYDYVFKDNNNSDLNIIYVHGFNSSYKAFEIFEKYWTKTNYYSIQFPGSQLVKPVKDHKVTVEGFAQLLIDFIEQNQIKNVVAVGKSMGGGTLAIAYKMRPDLFKKLIFITPMNKTQLPLYPRYKIDYFPKTFDDYINNTLTSLYYDPSFLTSNKEWMKKAKQNFNPEMYDNDLIIKLGTPKAKTFELIEKGLDSITIPTLLILGEKDGVILRDECLDYFKKHVKNVESHWIRKTGHRVFEENFDEFIKIVENFLKIG, translated from the coding sequence ATGAAAAAACTAATATATGATTATGACTATGTTTTTAAAGACAATAATAATTCTGATCTAAACATTATTTATGTACATGGGTTTAACTCATCATATAAAGCTTTTGAAATCTTTGAAAAATATTGAACTAAAACAAATTATTATTCAATTCAATTTCCAGGATCTCAATTAGTAAAACCAGTTAAAGATCATAAAGTTACAGTTGAAGGTTTTGCTCAATTATTAATTGATTTTATAGAACAAAACCAAATTAAAAATGTAGTTGCTGTTGGTAAATCTATGGGTGGAGGAACATTAGCTATTGCTTATAAAATGCGTCCTGATTTATTTAAAAAACTAATTTTTATAACACCAATGAATAAAACTCAACTTCCATTATATCCAAGATATAAAATTGATTATTTTCCAAAAACATTTGATGATTATATAAATAACACACTAACTTCTTTATATTATGATCCATCATTTTTAACTTCAAATAAAGAATGAATGAAAAAAGCAAAGCAAAATTTTAATCCAGAAATGTATGATAATGATTTAATCATTAAATTAGGTACACCTAAAGCTAAAACTTTTGAACTAATTGAAAAAGGTTTAGATTCAATTACTATTCCAACATTATTAATTCTTGGTGAAAAAGATGGTGTGATTTTAAGAGATGAGTGTTTAGATTATTTTAAAAAACATGTAAAAAATGTTGAATCACATTGAATTAGAAAAACAGGCCATAGAGTATTTGAAGAAAACTTTGATGAGTTTATTAAAATAGTAGAAAACTTTTTAAAAATAGGTTAG
- a CDS encoding MyrrCad domain-containing protein yields MNSDQSNQTEPLIKPESIIENETIEESTDLKDNISSKSNNEKNLIIPHAKSSLKNVSNQKTKAIVSGVVGSTAVITTTSVAGFSYYYRKNLKDLFLKLKKRWFKSN; encoded by the coding sequence ATGAATTCTGATCAATCAAATCAAACTGAACCACTTATAAAACCTGAATCAATTATAGAAAATGAAACTATAGAAGAATCAACTGATTTAAAAGATAATATATCTTCAAAATCAAATAATGAAAAAAATCTAATAATTCCTCATGCTAAATCTAGTTTAAAAAATGTTTCTAATCAAAAAACAAAAGCTATTGTTAGTGGTGTTGTAGGATCAACAGCAGTTATAACAACTACATCAGTAGCTGGTTTTAGTTATTATTATCGCAAGAATTTAAAAGATTTATTTTTAAAACTAAAAAAAAGATGATTTAAATCTAACTAA
- a CDS encoding BspA family leucine-rich repeat surface protein yields the protein MKKLLTILTSTSAIFLITAGIVLVNKEDNLRINYNITYYQRNEIKDGKLVKIGYYQWGKHKRIEQIPTTINVIAAQLPKEITSLRYAFAGARHNVTWEVKWDTSNVTDMNSLFYGRDQFNSSDILDWDTSNVTDMSEMFAGATEFNQDLSKWNVSKVKDMSKMFNGAISFTYDLSSWELSNNVKKDNFGLNEEKQPKWKKLEETLAVKNNETTTNLNSSPKQTSPKTPDTSDITNNNIWFI from the coding sequence ATGAAAAAACTATTAACAATTTTAACTAGTACTAGTGCTATATTTTTAATAACAGCAGGAATAGTTTTAGTTAATAAAGAAGACAATCTGAGGATAAATTACAATATTACTTATTATCAAAGAAATGAGATAAAAGATGGTAAATTAGTTAAAATTGGATACTATCAGTGAGGAAAACATAAAAGAATTGAACAAATACCTACTACAATAAATGTAATAGCAGCTCAACTACCAAAAGAAATAACTAGTTTAAGATATGCATTTGCAGGAGCTAGACATAATGTAACATGAGAAGTAAAATGAGATACTTCAAATGTTACTGATATGAATAGTCTATTTTATGGACGTGATCAGTTTAATAGTTCAGACATATTAGATTGAGATACTTCAAATGTTACAGATATGAGTGAAATGTTTGCAGGAGCAACTGAGTTTAATCAAGATTTATCAAAATGAAATGTTTCTAAAGTAAAAGATATGAGTAAGATGTTTAATGGTGCTATTTCTTTTACTTATGATTTATCAAGTTGAGAATTATCTAATAATGTAAAAAAAGATAATTTTGGTTTAAATGAAGAAAAACAACCAAAATGAAAGAAGCTAGAAGAAACATTGGCTGTTAAAAATAATGAAACAACAACAAATTTAAATTCTTCACCAAAACAAACGTCACCTAAAACTCCAGATACTTCTGATATTACTAATAACAATATTTGATTTATCTAA
- a CDS encoding BspA family leucine-rich repeat surface protein, protein MKKLLALLTVSTLLVVPTSSSFLINKVSNISANYYAENNDQIETKINEIWNRDFKNRIDSAQKFLWILEDLKEKLRREGLDSIDIKLKDQSEKGKTSRFKLNAKDQKLEIIVNSKAISLETGNVKKAWKPMKFRGKNNNNEDAYSKDNEFDASGWDDQNFTVYELGYYDDGKGQIQAIKLPKGVASVPKDLPREITSLKELFKDAKEFNDQSVKNWDTSNVEIMESMFEGAKKFNQDLEQWNTKNVTDMSFMFLDATKFNGKISTWNTSKVTTMSQMFKDAKNFNQNINTKYSKNNNKYSVFWDVSNVKNMQSMFEGATSFNSDLYNWNTRKVSAMRDMFNGATSFNKDISNFDVKGVVDFTDMFKNATSFNKNLSNWALYNSEPADLDSGATSWISYYKPRSTRDTSNIIKKSDEGYLKTTNSLYDEEITKLIDKHKIEIEKQKAEAEARKQKEIPNKIKDIWNKDFKDKLDSAKKFKWILEELKDKFKNEDLLKNIQINLLDQKQQENRFKFDSDDLKTKQVFQIKFNDKQLDLEVGKVKRAWKAVEFKGKTNGEHASSKENEWDISYWDDKDFEVYELGYYDDGEQIQAIKLPKDVKIVPNHLPKEITSTKELFAFSNQFNNENIKKWDMSNIEDTSGMFLGATKFNQDLSGWDTSNVKNMSKMFLNAKEFNSKIFNKVDNVTDMSSMFLNAIAFDQDLSSWKTDKVKNMNSMFLGATNFNQNLNGWNVENVTDMSAMFKNATSFNNELSKWKPKKVIDMSHMFEGAIKFDQDISSWNVSSVKNMQDMFKNASTFNKDLKDWNITSVSNMEGMFELATKFNGDISNWDTRNVESMSSMFKGATSFNKDISNWDTSKVKDMSYMFSDAINFNQNINTKDMSNKKAWDVSKVTDMEGMFSGAAKFNGELSKWNTSNVNNMSKMFKNAKVFNNNISNFDIKNVKYFNNMFENASAFNQDLSKWTFKHLKNKDIATESYDLNATSWKAEWKPDSSSNTPVEPAPVPQPQPKPAPVEPIPTPNPVEPAPAPTPIPQPQPVPTPPVKPIHPITTNKTSLLKVIKKDQLGEISYRSANEILKKLVSLNKDVEIKYLYVRNIEKKSAIISAKKSGKYLGDVLVSFNIKKPDRIIWENSIFDDNDYWFFRNDQPKTPHTPIKPNNAVERSTFNNEDDWFLYPVITPHNSTPNKPVDPIKPNKPDQPIKPDESLKPTDSKPTDSTKPITPTKPDKPTDNKKPESKPDQPTNTDKKPDNQVKPDNKPQTKNVNNKTAFVAVSAVSILAILAISSVVILIKKKKNK, encoded by the coding sequence ATGAAAAAGTTGTTAGCTTTATTAACTGTATCAACTTTATTAGTTGTACCAACTAGTAGTAGTTTTTTAATAAATAAAGTTTCAAATATTAGTGCTAATTATTATGCTGAAAATAATGATCAAATAGAAACTAAAATAAATGAAATTTGAAATAGGGATTTTAAAAATAGAATAGATAGTGCTCAAAAATTTTTATGAATTCTAGAAGATCTTAAAGAAAAACTTAGAAGAGAAGGTTTAGATTCAATTGATATTAAATTAAAAGATCAATCTGAAAAAGGAAAAACAAGTAGATTTAAACTTAATGCAAAAGACCAAAAATTAGAAATTATAGTAAATAGTAAAGCGATTTCTCTAGAAACTGGAAATGTTAAAAAAGCCTGAAAACCAATGAAATTTAGAGGTAAAAATAATAATAACGAAGATGCTTATTCAAAAGATAATGAATTTGATGCTTCAGGATGAGATGATCAAAATTTCACAGTTTATGAACTAGGTTACTATGACGATGGTAAAGGACAGATTCAAGCAATTAAACTACCAAAAGGTGTAGCTTCAGTTCCTAAAGATTTACCAAGAGAAATTACTTCATTAAAAGAATTATTTAAAGATGCAAAAGAATTTAATGACCAAAGCGTTAAAAATTGAGATACATCAAATGTAGAAATTATGGAATCTATGTTCGAGGGTGCAAAAAAATTTAACCAAGATTTAGAACAATGAAATACTAAAAATGTAACTGATATGAGTTTTATGTTTTTAGATGCAACTAAATTTAATGGAAAAATCTCAACTTGAAACACTTCAAAAGTTACAACAATGAGTCAAATGTTTAAAGATGCAAAAAACTTTAATCAGAACATTAATACAAAATACTCAAAAAATAATAATAAATATAGTGTATTTTGAGATGTATCAAATGTTAAAAACATGCAAAGTATGTTTGAAGGAGCTACTAGTTTTAATAGTGATCTTTATAATTGAAATACAAGAAAAGTTTCAGCTATGAGAGACATGTTTAATGGAGCTACTAGCTTTAATAAAGATATCAGTAACTTTGATGTTAAAGGAGTAGTTGATTTTACTGATATGTTTAAAAATGCTACTTCATTTAATAAAAACTTATCTAATTGAGCACTTTATAATAGCGAACCTGCGGATTTAGATAGTGGAGCTACTTCTTGAATTAGCTATTATAAACCACGTAGTACAAGAGATACTTCAAATATTATTAAAAAATCAGATGAGGGTTATTTAAAAACTACTAATTCTTTATATGATGAAGAAATTACTAAATTAATTGATAAACACAAAATAGAAATTGAAAAACAAAAAGCAGAAGCAGAAGCTAGAAAACAAAAAGAAATCCCAAATAAAATTAAAGATATTTGAAATAAAGATTTTAAAGATAAACTAGATAGTGCTAAAAAGTTTAAATGAATTTTAGAAGAACTAAAAGATAAATTTAAAAATGAAGATTTATTAAAGAATATCCAAATTAATTTATTAGATCAAAAACAACAAGAAAATAGATTTAAGTTTGATTCTGATGATTTAAAAACTAAACAAGTATTTCAAATTAAATTTAATGATAAACAGTTAGATTTAGAAGTAGGTAAAGTTAAAAGAGCTTGAAAAGCAGTTGAATTTAAAGGAAAAACTAATGGTGAGCATGCTTCTTCTAAAGAAAATGAATGAGATATTTCATATTGAGATGATAAAGATTTTGAAGTTTATGAATTAGGTTATTATGATGATGGAGAACAAATTCAAGCAATTAAGCTACCAAAAGATGTAAAAATTGTTCCAAATCATTTACCAAAAGAAATCACTTCAACAAAAGAATTGTTTGCATTTTCAAATCAATTTAATAATGAAAATATTAAAAAATGAGATATGTCAAATATTGAAGATACATCAGGAATGTTTTTAGGAGCAACTAAATTTAATCAAGATCTATCAGGTTGAGATACTTCTAATGTAAAAAACATGAGTAAAATGTTTTTAAATGCTAAAGAATTTAACTCAAAAATCTTTAATAAAGTTGATAATGTTACTGATATGAGTTCGATGTTTTTAAACGCTATAGCATTTGATCAAGATTTAAGTAGTTGAAAAACTGATAAAGTAAAAAACATGAACTCAATGTTTTTAGGAGCAACTAATTTTAATCAAAACTTAAATGGATGAAACGTTGAAAATGTTACTGATATGAGTGCAATGTTTAAAAATGCAACTTCATTTAATAATGAATTATCAAAATGAAAACCTAAAAAAGTAATTGATATGTCTCATATGTTTGAAGGAGCAATAAAATTTGATCAAGACATTTCAAGTTGAAATGTATCTAGTGTTAAAAATATGCAAGACATGTTTAAAAACGCTTCAACATTTAATAAAGATCTAAAAGATTGAAATATAACTAGTGTTTCAAATATGGAAGGTATGTTTGAATTAGCAACTAAATTTAATGGTGATATTTCAAACTGAGATACTAGAAATGTTGAGTCAATGAGTAGTATGTTTAAAGGTGCTACTTCATTTAATAAAGATATTTCAAACTGAGATACTTCTAAAGTTAAAGATATGTCATATATGTTTAGTGATGCTATAAACTTTAATCAAAATATCAATACTAAAGATATGTCAAATAAAAAAGCTTGAGATGTATCTAAAGTAACTGATATGGAAGGTATGTTTAGTGGAGCTGCCAAATTTAATGGTGAATTATCTAAATGAAACACTTCAAATGTAAATAACATGAGTAAAATGTTTAAAAATGCTAAAGTATTTAATAATAACATTAGTAATTTTGATATTAAAAACGTTAAATACTTTAATAATATGTTTGAAAATGCTTCAGCATTTAACCAAGACTTATCTAAATGAACTTTTAAACACTTAAAAAATAAAGACATAGCTACTGAATCTTATGATTTAAATGCTACTTCTTGAAAAGCAGAATGAAAACCAGATAGCTCTTCAAATACTCCAGTTGAACCAGCTCCAGTTCCTCAACCTCAACCAAAACCAGCTCCAGTTGAACCAATTCCTACTCCTAATCCAGTTGAACCAGCTCCAGCTCCAACTCCAATTCCTCAACCTCAACCAGTTCCAACTCCACCTGTTAAACCTATTCATCCTATAACTACAAATAAAACTTCTTTATTAAAAGTAATTAAAAAAGATCAATTAGGTGAAATTAGTTATAGATCTGCTAATGAAATACTTAAAAAACTTGTTAGTTTAAATAAAGATGTTGAAATTAAATATTTATATGTAAGAAACATAGAAAAAAAATCAGCTATTATTAGTGCTAAAAAGAGTGGTAAATATTTAGGAGATGTTTTAGTATCATTTAATATTAAAAAACCAGATCGTATAATTTGAGAAAACTCTATATTTGATGATAATGATTATTGATTCTTTAGAAATGATCAACCAAAAACACCACATACACCTATTAAACCAAATAATGCTGTAGAACGATCAACATTTAACAATGAAGATGATTGATTCTTATACCCAGTAATAACTCCACACAATTCAACTCCAAACAAACCAGTTGATCCAATAAAACCAAATAAACCTGACCAACCTATAAAACCTGATGAATCATTAAAACCAACTGATTCAAAACCAACTGACTCAACTAAACCAATAACTCCAACAAAACCTGATAAACCAACTGACAATAAAAAACCTGAATCAAAACCAGATCAACCAACTAATACTGATAAAAAACCTGATAATCAAGTAAAACCAGATAATAAACCACAAACTAAAAATGTAAATAATAAAACTGCTTTTGTAGCTGTTAGTGCTGTTTCTATATTAGCGATTCTAGCAATAAGTTCAGTTGTTATATTAATTAAAAAGAAAAAGAATAAATAA
- a CDS encoding deacetylase SIR2, with protein MNTNLSIKKLDDLINQNDSLIIAIGSEIYQTNKQLEFENNFSDFIKEFCFIDFKQASVYPFLDIKNYWAFFSRYIKLNYFDQKLDNSFIDLKNYLNNKNYFIITTNRDNSLELAGFDLNKIFYLDSKLNLLECSKKCSDELYINDDAILNMANNQKNLKVELEQIPICKKCNSYLKVHQRFWCQVFIKDDEFLQTQNNYQKFINQNKDKKMLFWEIGINFNNQLTVKKPFWQMVEQFNKATYLAMNKKIYRIPLEIRSKSITYTNDLNLAIKNLEEVKNGTNRTN; from the coding sequence ATGAATACAAATCTTAGTATAAAAAAACTTGATGATTTAATTAATCAAAATGATAGTTTAATAATTGCAATTGGATCTGAAATTTATCAAACTAATAAACAACTTGAATTTGAAAATAACTTTAGTGATTTTATAAAAGAGTTTTGCTTTATAGATTTTAAACAAGCTAGTGTTTATCCATTTTTAGATATTAAAAACTATTGAGCATTTTTTTCAAGATATATTAAGTTAAATTATTTTGATCAAAAACTAGATAATAGCTTTATTGATTTAAAAAACTATTTAAATAATAAAAATTATTTTATTATTACAACTAATCGTGATAATAGTTTAGAGTTAGCTGGATTTGATTTAAATAAGATTTTTTATTTAGATAGTAAATTAAACTTATTAGAATGTTCTAAAAAATGTAGTGATGAACTTTATATTAATGATGATGCTATTTTAAATATGGCAAATAATCAAAAAAATCTAAAAGTAGAATTAGAACAAATTCCAATTTGTAAAAAATGTAATAGTTATTTAAAAGTACATCAGCGTTTTTGATGTCAAGTGTTTATTAAAGATGATGAATTTTTACAAACTCAAAATAACTATCAAAAATTTATTAATCAAAATAAAGATAAAAAAATGTTATTTTGAGAAATTGGTATTAATTTTAATAACCAATTAACTGTTAAAAAACCTTTTTGACAAATGGTTGAACAATTTAATAAAGCAACTTATTTAGCTATGAATAAAAAGATTTATCGCATTCCTTTAGAAATTAGATCTAAATCAATTACATATACAAATGATCTTAATTTAGCAATTAAAAACTTAGAAGAGGTAAAAAATGGTACTAATAGAACCAATTAG
- a CDS encoding alpha/beta fold hydrolase: MNLIYDYNYVFKNNNNDDESIIFVHGYNSSPRTFEIFEKYWTRSNYYALQFPGSNLVKTVKDHKVSVEGFAQLLIDFIEQNQIKNVVAIGHSMGGGVISIAYKMRPDLFKKLIFITPMNKPQRALYEQYKIDYFPKTFDEYINNTLSSLYYDPSILTSNQEWMKQAKQEFDPYVYNNDVIVELGEPKDHTFELIEQGLDAIKIPSLLILGEKDGVILRDECLDYFKQHVKSVEMHWMKKTGHMVFQENFEEFIKIVENFLNKTN, translated from the coding sequence ATGAATCTAATTTATGATTATAATTACGTATTTAAAAACAATAATAATGATGATGAAAGTATTATTTTTGTTCATGGGTATAATTCTTCACCAAGAACTTTTGAAATATTTGAAAAATATTGAACAAGATCAAATTATTATGCACTACAATTTCCAGGATCAAATCTAGTAAAAACAGTTAAAGATCATAAAGTAAGTGTTGAAGGTTTTGCTCAATTATTAATTGATTTTATAGAACAAAATCAAATTAAAAATGTTGTTGCTATTGGACATTCTATGGGTGGAGGAGTTATTAGTATTGCTTATAAAATGCGTCCTGATTTATTTAAAAAACTAATTTTTATAACTCCGATGAATAAACCACAACGTGCTTTATATGAACAATATAAAATTGATTATTTTCCAAAAACATTTGATGAATATATAAATAATACACTTTCATCTTTATACTATGATCCATCAATTCTAACTTCAAATCAAGAATGAATGAAACAAGCAAAACAAGAATTTGATCCTTATGTTTATAATAATGATGTTATTGTTGAACTAGGTGAACCAAAAGATCATACTTTTGAATTAATAGAACAAGGACTAGATGCTATTAAAATACCAAGTTTATTAATTCTTGGTGAAAAAGATGGTGTGATTTTAAGAGATGAGTGTTTAGATTATTTTAAACAGCACGTAAAAAGTGTTGAAATGCATTGAATGAAAAAAACAGGTCATATGGTCTTTCAAGAAAACTTTGAAGAGTTTATTAAAATAGTTGAAAACTTTTTAAATAAAACTAATTAG
- a CDS encoding glycine cleavage system protein H: protein MKKVIKFLVIEKIDDKNEYYLRMTSEMQDDIGTVSYLQFKNTDKKHLKEDDIFLALEASKAILNLKMPLDATVVKWNQKALENPKLISSHDDNENWIMVLSDIDENKFMSLEDF from the coding sequence ATGAAAAAAGTTATTAAATTTCTAGTTATTGAAAAAATAGATGATAAAAATGAATACTATTTAAGAATGACTTCAGAAATGCAAGATGACATTGGTACAGTTTCTTATTTACAATTTAAAAACACAGATAAAAAACACTTAAAAGAAGATGATATCTTTTTAGCTTTAGAAGCTTCAAAAGCTATTTTAAATTTAAAAATGCCACTTGATGCAACTGTAGTTAAATGAAATCAAAAAGCATTAGAAAATCCTAAATTAATTAGTTCTCATGATGATAATGAAAACTGAATTATGGTTTTAAGTGATATTGATGAAAATAAATTTATGAGTTTAGAAGACTTTTAA
- a CDS encoding lipoate--protein ligase, whose protein sequence is MVLIEPIRNGKYIKDGAYWLAIQIWAASNLKIDDIIVFPSIADPHIQMGYFQNPEVEVNFKYLKEKNLEIVRRATGGGTIYIDSNSVNICYLIPYKKGTEILGNYAKFYEPTIRILKELGAKNITQSGKNDLTIDGKKVSGAAMMLLDDVIYGGNSLLYNVDYDAMSQVLNPNRKKIEAKGVKSVSQRVAALSQYLDEPYRNLDIFEFKDLMIKKIFNVDDLKDVNRYIMTDKDWEQVDELIKTRYKNWEWTYGLSPRYEYNRDARLAIGTINFSLAIENQRIEKIKISGDFFAKKDLLELEKALIGTKMTHEDLLKAFNDADLQSYFFNEIKPEEVVKIILDEE, encoded by the coding sequence ATGGTACTAATAGAACCAATTAGAAATGGTAAGTATATAAAAGATGGTGCTTATTGATTAGCAATTCAAATTTGAGCAGCTAGTAATTTAAAAATAGATGATATTATTGTTTTTCCAAGTATTGCAGATCCTCATATTCAAATGGGATATTTTCAAAACCCAGAAGTTGAAGTAAACTTTAAATATTTAAAAGAAAAAAACTTAGAAATAGTTAGAAGAGCTACTGGTGGAGGAACAATTTATATTGATTCAAATTCAGTTAATATTTGTTATTTAATTCCATATAAAAAAGGTACTGAAATTTTAGGAAATTATGCTAAGTTTTATGAACCAACTATTAGAATTTTAAAAGAACTAGGAGCTAAAAATATTACTCAATCTGGTAAAAACGATTTAACTATTGATGGTAAAAAAGTTTCTGGAGCTGCTATGATGCTATTAGATGATGTTATTTATGGTGGAAATTCATTACTTTATAATGTTGATTATGATGCAATGAGCCAAGTATTAAATCCAAACCGTAAAAAAATTGAAGCTAAAGGTGTTAAATCAGTTTCTCAAAGAGTAGCAGCTTTAAGTCAATATTTAGATGAACCTTATAGAAATTTAGATATATTTGAATTTAAAGACTTAATGATTAAAAAAATCTTTAATGTTGATGATTTAAAAGATGTTAATCGCTATATAATGACTGATAAAGATTGAGAACAAGTTGATGAATTAATTAAAACTAGATATAAAAACTGAGAATGAACTTATGGTTTAAGTCCTAGATATGAATATAACCGTGATGCTAGATTAGCAATTGGTACTATTAACTTTTCATTAGCTATTGAAAATCAAAGAATTGAAAAAATTAAAATTAGTGGTGATTTTTTTGCTAAAAAAGATTTATTAGAATTAGAAAAAGCTTTAATAGGAACTAAAATGACTCATGAAGATTTATTAAAAGCATTTAATGATGCTGATCTTCAAAGTTACTTCTTTAATGAAATTAAACCAGAAGAAGTAGTAAAAATCATTTTAGATGAAGAATAA